The Ziziphus jujuba cultivar Dongzao chromosome 1, ASM3175591v1 genome segment GAACGTTCCTCTACTCCGGATCAATTAGAGCACAGAGGCTTTTCTCCTGTTAGATATTCACCTCGGATCAGAGGGAGACAGGCTTTTAATGATTTGCCTATGCAAATAGAGCGTGACAGGCATGGAGAGCTTGAAATATTGGTCGATCGCAGACTGGTTTCGAGATTCCCACAAAAAGATCAAATTCAGGTAATGCAGTCTCGTTTGTACCAACACCTTTAAGGGAACAACAACAACTCAAGTGGCAATGATTGTCCTGACTTTCATATCGAATAACATTCCATTTATTGATTGCTATTGAATTTAGTACTATTTCTAAGAACATAGCATGCTCTGTTTTTGCTTATTTGTGTGCAATCTTTATTGCGGCATAGATTGCTACAGAGCGGCATTGCAATTCACGAGCAAGAAGGCCCAGAATCAAGATCATCTCAATtcaataaacaaccacaaagtTCTACCATCATGCATTTGAGGTAAATCCTTTTTTCACTAAAATCTTGTATTTTGAGAATGTGCATTTCATTAAAGGTTTGAATGCATTATTCGTAACAAacatgtgtgtgtatttgtATCATATGCATTATTTTTGTACCATTACTAACATAAATTATCCCTCCATCAAGAAGGCCTCAAAGGGAGATAGCAAACGACACCATAGATTCGGACAATTCTTCCATCCCCATTACACCTAATGAAGGTGCACACAATCATGAAGCTAATTGCACTGAGCAGCAAAGTCCAGTGCTTGAACAAAATTCATTGTCGTATGCAAGTGAAGATCTTCAAGAAAATTTGAATCCAAGTTCTGATGTTACATGGCAAGGAACAATTTCAGAGACCGGAAACCTTGAGTCGCAAAAAACAACAGATTCAACCACGTTGTTTGATAGTTGGTATACAAATGATGCAGCAGAAGAAGTCTGCAATTCAGAGAATGAGATGTGTCGGTTACGCGAAAGGTAAAACTTCCTCCACCCTTTTCCCATTCCCTTATTTTAGACTTCAAGATAGGTCTAAGTATAGTGAATTCAAAAATAGGCAGCATGGGTGGATTCACATATGAACACTGATCATCTAATCTACAATTTCATGACTcataattagaaaaatatttatagaatatgtgTTTTTATACATTCCATCATTGAGATGAGTTTGTGATCTACGTATGCATCCATTGCAGAAGAACAGTATCAAATATTCTTTGCAGTGCCTTTAGAGACAGAATAGACAAGTACgtcaagaaaatgaagaaaaagatgaggaacaaaACAATGAACAATTGATGACTTTCCTGCAAAGGCGCGTGCATCTAGCAGAAACTCAACAACAACATCAACAAGAATTGGAGGAGGAGGAACAagaacaacagcaacaacaacatctacaagaggaagagaaggaggagaatgatgaggaagagggaggaagaagaagaagaaatcgtAATTAGTGGTCAATATCAAGAGGGCAGTGATTATATTAACCAATCCACTTCTTCACTGCAAATCCCTCCATCATCTCTACTTGGTTCATGGGGATACCAGGACAACGAAGTGGGTGATGAGTCTGATCTGGCTACATCCACATCTCCAACTCCATCTCCACACCTACATTTACCTTCTCAAACTTACTATCATGGTACTACGCAATGCTCTCCGGCCAGAATTACTTCTTCAATTGTaagtactttttaatttttctttttaaatcggTTTCAGTTGCTTTCTGTCTATGATTCTcaattttatgttgaaattaacaaaattctATTGGATTTTTGTTAACTGGATATAGGAACTGGAAGCGATATACGATTTGAGAAGGCATATGGAGCAACTGTCTCATGAAATGTCTGAGCTGAGAAAATCAATGAAGGTTTGCATGGACATGCAGATGACCATGCAACAATCCATTAAACAGGAAGTTAATTCAGGTTTGTACATTTAGTTCTATTAATTTCTTCTAATTATGAAATAGGCTCATTGTTAATCTTTCTTCTTCCATTCATTTATACTCCAataattcaacaattaaaaactGTGTTATTTTTGGTacgtaattattatataaaaagtatatatggAAACTGAATATTGCAGCTCAAGGAGAAGGAACATCACGTGAAGGGGCACCAAAGAAAGGCAATTGTTGTATATGCTACGAGGTGAAAGTTGACTCACTTTTGTATAGGTACTTgcttaattttgaagtttacaaacttttttccttgattaaacattcaaaatatatttggatatatatttatatatatataaaaaagtatttgtatgtatgtataaaattttgttgtatTGTTTCAGATGTGGGCATATGTGCACTTGTCTAAAGTGTGCACATGAGTTGCAATGGAGCAGTGGAAAATGCCCAATTTGTGGAGCTCCAATAGTGGATGTTGTGCTGGCCTATAAGGATACATAGAAGACAAATTTTGAACGAGTTCTTGCACTAG includes the following:
- the LOC132799632 gene encoding LOW QUALITY PROTEIN: uncharacterized protein LOC132799632 (The sequence of the model RefSeq protein was modified relative to this genomic sequence to represent the inferred CDS: inserted 2 bases in 1 codon), whose translation is MASSQVEMASCAPFGCVLRDHNRRDRCRAESNARATQTALQQNLMNLVRNHLQTCVSISPETSQNQQKINDPDSSWIGNNEEERQNPCLDNSGNRNVCSMISSRQARILGRSGARDAKEMVPTIEAPPTNDVDTLGLANSATSSPGPSTSRREDNNVLVRSDSLGEISSLRASSLVQIWERRLSKSHSMNSNASRCDSGASCNEIASSAASSVDERFDVCPATEDSFSAWNGERNAQSDQPCCSSSQEQSLDSGESERVRVADIIRRFTAANQVQSSLSSLSDDNSSTNASPSGEHERSSTPDQLEHRGFSPVRYSPRIRGRQAFNDLPMQIERDRHGELEILVDRRLVSRFPQKDRVQSLLRHRLLQSGIAIHEQEGPESRSSQFNKQPQSSTIMHLSIPPSRRPQREIANDTIDSDNSSIPITPNEGAHNHEANCTEQQSPVLEQNSLSYASEDLQENLNPSSDVTWQGTISETGNLESQKTTDSTTLFDSWYTNDAAEEVCNSENEMCRLRERQVRQENEEKDEEQNNEQLMTFLQRRVHLAETQQQHQQELEEEEQEQQQQQHLQEEEKEENDEEEXEEEEEEIVISGQYQEGSDYINQSTSSLQIPPSSLLGSWGYQDNEVGDESDLATSTSPTPSPHLHLPSQTYYHGTTQCSPARITSSIELEAIYDLRRHMEQLSHEMSELRKSMKVCMDMQMTMQQSIKQEVNSAQGEGTSREGAPKKGNCCICYEVKVDSLLYRCGHMCTCLKCAHELQWSSGKCPICGAPIVDVVLAYKDT